Below is a genomic region from Perognathus longimembris pacificus isolate PPM17 chromosome 24, ASM2315922v1, whole genome shotgun sequence.
GCAGAATTCTTATTGTTCATTAGTTCCAAATGCGGAGGTGTCCCCTTAAATCTTGCTAATTAAGAGACATCAAGGGGGCCAGGTAGCCCCTTTCTTATCTTCaaagaaggaagatgaaagagGCAGAAAATGCAGCCACTTGGAGGGCTCTGTGCTTTTTAAAACACAGCCCCAAGAAAATCTGCTTCTAGGAAGAGAGAGGCCCCGGTATTTacgcagtggggggtggggtggggggtggggtggggggtggggactgaGATGCCTAATTAGAAGcaagttttcaaattttattaaattcctccacccacaaaaaaaaaaaaacaaacaaacccaaaaacccGCACTTAGCGGTATTTCCAGTGCCCACCGCACCCGAGCCGATGGAAAGCACGGGGATGGGGTGCGCGCGGCAGAAGAAAGCGCGATTAGGCCACGCGAGCCACTTAGTGTCACAGAAATAAAGGCCACCCGAAGTTGATTTAAAGTTTTTTCTTCTGCAATTTGTCTCCCCTTTGTCTTGGCACGCTCGGAGAAAGTGCGGGCAGTGGAGTAAACGGGGGGGGGGTTGCTAGAAGGCGggctctccctcccccagcctcgcTCCCCGGGCCCCCCCGTCCCGGGGCCCCCACAACCAGCCCTCCCTTCCAGGCTccagtccccagcccccctcccggcctcgcCCCGCCCCTGCTGCGCTCCCTTCCGggcccccagctcccagccccccagctcccgGGCCTCCCcacgtcccccccaccccccacccccaaccccatccccggccccggccccgccccggcccggcccgccccgcccgctcGCGCCCTCCCTCCACCCGCGACTCCGGCAGCCTTGGATTTGGGGGCGCGCTGATTGGCTGGGAGCGATTCCGCGCAGGCTGGGCCGCAGCTTTGTCTGAGTTGAGTGAAGTTGTTCGGATGTGAGGCTGGGAGTCCGCAGCCACCGGGCTCAGCCTGCGCGCGCGGGAGCGCCTGGCGGGGACCCGGCGCGGCGGAGGGGCGGCCGGGGACGCGGCTGCCTGCGCCCGGGAGGGACCGGAGGGGACCCGGCTGCCTgcgcccaggaggagagggcggGGACCCGGCTGCCTGCGCCCAGGAGGGGTCGGAGGGGACCCGGCTGTCTGCGCCCAGGAGGGGTCGGAGGGGACCCGGCTGTCTGCGCCCAGGAGGGGCCGGAGGGACCCGGCTGCCTGCGTCCAGGAGGGGCCGGAGGGGACGCGGCTGCCTGCGCCCAGGAGGGGCCGGAGGGGACCCGGCTGCCTGCGCCTAGAGGGGCCGGAGGGACCCGGCTGCCTGCGTCCAGGAGGGTCCGGAGGGGACCCGGCTGCCTgcgcccaggaggagagggcggGGACCCGGCTGCCTGCGCCCCAGGAAGGTCCTGCGCCCGGGAGGGGACCCGGCTGCCTGCGCCTAGGAGGGGCCGGAGGGGACCCGGCTGCCCGCGCCCAGCGGCGGCCGAAGGGAACCTGACCAGCGCCCGGCCGCCTCTGGATCTCCGCGGCGGGaagcgcccccgcgccccccgcgccccccgcccctccccgggagCCGGACGCCGGGACCGGCCCGCCGGCGGAGGAGCCCCGGGTGCCCGTCGGCTGGCGGTGTGTATGCGACGACGGGCGATCGCGGGCCGCCGCGGGTCGGGGAcgcgggcgcgcggggccccgcgcccggaggcggcggggcggcgggcgggcggcgcgggtcCCGGGGCTGCGGCGCGGCGCTAGCGCGGCGGCGCGGAtggcggccggggcggcggcggggcgcgggcgctgGGTGCTGGCGCTGCTGCTGGTGGCGGCGGAGCAGGCGGCGCTCGGGCGGAACCTCAGGTACCGGATCTACGAGGAGCAGCGCGTGGGCACCGTGGTGGCCCGGCTGTCGGAGGACGTGGCGGACGTCCTGCAGCGGCTGCCCAACCCCGCGGCCGTGCGCTTCCGCGCCATGCAGAGGGGCGAGGCGCCCCTGCTGGTGGTGAACGAGAGCACCGGGGAGCTGAGCGTCGGGGCCCCCATCGACCGCGAGCAGCTGTGCCAGAAGAACCTCAACTGCTCGCTGGAGTTCGACGTGGTCACGCTGCCCACCGAGCACCTGCAGCTGCTGCACATCGAGGTGGAGGTGCTGGACATCAACGACAACGCGCCCCGCTTCGCGCGGCCCGTCATCGCCCTGGAGATCTCGGAGAGCGCGGCCGTGGGCACCCGGCTGCCCCTGGACAGCGCCTCCGACCCCGACGTGGGCGACAACGCCCTGCACACCTACGCGCTCTCCGACAACGACCGCTTCGACCTCGAGGTGCGCACGCGCACCGACGGCGCCAAGTACGCCGAGCTCATCGTGGCCCGCGAGCTGGACCGCGAGCGCCAGGCCGCCTACGAGCTGCAGCTCACCGCCTGGGACATGGGCGTCCCGCGGCGCTCCGGCTCCTCCCTGCTGCGCATCCGCGTCTCCGACTCCAACGACAACAGCCCGGCCTTCGAGCGCCCGTCCTACGCCATCGACCTCCCCGAGAGCGCGCCCGTGGGCACCCTGCTGCTGGACCTCAACGCCACCGACCCGGACGAGGGCGCCAACGGCAAGGTGGCCTACTCCTTCAGCAGCCACGTGGCGCCCAGGATCGTGGAGACCTTCCGCATCGACGCCGAGCGCGGCCACCTCACCCTCGCCCGGCAGGTGGACTACGAGCTGGTCAAGTCCTACGAGGTCGACGTGCAGGCCCAGGACCTGGGGCCCAACTCCATCCCCGCGCACTGCAAGATCATCCTCCAGGTGGTGGACGTCAACGACAACAAGCCCGAGATCAGCATCAACTTCATGTTCCCGGGCAAGGAGGAGGTGTCCTACATCTTCGAGGGCGACCCCGTGGACACCTTCGTGGCCCTGGTGCGCGTCCACGACAAGGACTCCGGGCTGAACGGGGAGGTAGTGTGCCGGCTGCGCGGCCACGGCCACTTCCGACTGCAGAACACCTACGAGAACAACTACCTGATCTTCACCAACGCCACGCTGGACCGGGAGAAGCGCTCCGAGTACAGCCTGACCATCGTCGCCGAGGACCGGGGCACCCCCAGCCTCTCCTCGGTGAAGCATTTCACCGTCCAGATCAACGACATCAACGACAACGCGCCCCTCTTCCAGCGGAGCCGCTACGAGCTCGTCATCTCCGAGAACAACTCGCCCGGCGCCTACATCACCACCGTCAGGGCCACCGACCCCGACCTCGGGGAGAACGGGCAGGTGACCTACACCATCCTGGAGAGCCTCGTCCAGGGGAGCTCCATCACCACCTACGTGACCGTCGACCCGTCCAACGGGGCCCTCTACGCCCTCCGGATCTTCGACCACGAGGAGGTGAGTCAGATCGCGTTCGTGGTGGAGGCCCGGGACGGAGGGAGCCCCAGGCAGCTGGCGAGCAACGCCACGGTGGTGCTCACCATCCTGGACGAGAACGACAACGTGCCCGTGGTGGTGGAGCCCGCGCTGCACAACGGCACGGCCGAGGTGGCCATCCCCAAGGCGGCCGAGAGCGGCTTCCACGTGGCGCGCCTGAGGGCCGTGGACCGGGACTCCGGGGTGAACGCCGAGCTCAGCTGCGCCATCGCGGCCGGGAACGAGGACGGCGCTTTCCTCGTGGACCCGCAGACCTGCGACATCCACACCAACGTGAGCATGGAGGCCGCCCCCCACGCCGCGTGGGCCCTCTCCGTGGTCATCCAGGACGGGGGGAACCCTCCCCTGCACACCAGGGTCCTCCTCAAGTGCGTGGTCTTGGAGAACACGCAGGCCGTGACCAGCACGGCCATGACCTCGGTGAGCCAGGCCTCTCTGGATGTGTCCATGGTCATCATCATCTCCCTGGGGGCCATTTGCGCCGTGCTGCTGGTTATCATGGTGCTGTTCGCCACGCGGTGTAACCGGGAGAAGAAGGACACCCGCTCCTACAACTGCAGGGTGGCCGAGTCCACCTACCAGCACCACCCGAAGAGGCCGTCCAGGCAGATCCACAAAGGGGACATCACCCTGGTGCCCACGCTCAACGGCACCCTGCCCATCAGGTCCCACCACCGGTCCTCGCCCTCCTCCTCGCCCACCTTGGAGCGGGGGCAGATGGGCAGCCGCCAGAGCCACCAGAGCCACCAGTCACTCAACAGCCTGGTCACCATCTCCTCCAACCACGTGCCGGAGAACTTCTCCTTGGAACTCACCCACGCCACGCCTGCGGTTGAGGTAAGGTCTTTCCCCGCCCCCTGGTCATGTCAGCTTTCTGTGGGCAGAAGTCACGTGCGTAGTAGCTTCTCGGTGTACTCCACGAATAAGTGACGTGGGCATGTAACAAGTGTGCAAGCGTTTCCGCACCCTTCCGTCTTGCTGAAGTTACTCACCGGCATGTTGGATGTATGATATTAGAAAATACACGTAAAACTCACAAGGGACTCTAAACAGTCTCCCGACTTCCTGCCCAGATTAAGAACTGTGGGAAGTTCAGAGGTCAaggaatttatttcatttttttactgcTTAGGtctctacttaaaaaataaatgaatgcatcaGTGATTGAGGCCTCAAGATTCCCTCCAGCGTTCATACTGTATTTGTCCAACTTTGGGAAACGCTTCTGGTACTCCTTAAGTAAGAGGTGCTGCAATGAATGGTACAACATTTCCCACAGTTTTTTTAAGAGTCACTGACCATTTGATCTGAATGATGAAGGAAAGCAGTTATGGACAGGTCTTCTTTCCAGAAGTCACTGTGTTATTACCCCATGGCCCATCACTGCGTTATTACCCCATGGCCGCTCCGGGCCCGGAGGTCTCTCGGTTGCACGTGATGACTGGCTGAGCCCTGGCTGCAGGTCAGCCTCTGTAGATGCTGCAAAAGGAGACAGCTCCTGCCGTCCCGGAGCCTGGAGCAGCACCCGCCCGTGCGGGGTGGGgtctgggggaagggggggggtctGTGTTCAGGAATCAGCTCTGTCTGCTTGGTTTCCAGCAGGTCTCCCAGCTTCTCTCCATGCTCCACCAGGGTCAGTATCAGCCCAGGCCGAGCTTTCGAGGAAACAAATACTCCAGGAGCTATAGGTACGACTTCGGCTTGCCTTGTCTAGGTAGTCTCCTGTCACCTCCGTGCTGAGGAGGCCGACTAACAGGTCCCCCGATTGGTCTTTCTAGATATGCCCTCCAAGACATGGACAAATTCAGCTTGAAAGACAGCGGCCGTGGCGACAGCGAGGCCGGGGACAGTGACTATGATCTGGGACGAGATTCCCCGATAGATAGACTGCTGGGGGAAGGCTTCAGCGACCTCTTTCTCACCGATGGGAGAATCCCAGCAggtaaggggcgggggggggaaggggggcctgATGCATGCGTGTTCATAGCTGCCATAGAATCCCGCTTCTGAACACGGGCAATGTCTCCTTCATTTGTCCTCTGGGCCGAGAGGGTTGCAGTGTGCTTGCTCGCTGTTGACAAGCAAGGAACAGAAAGTGAAACACTTCAGGAATGATCTCCACGGTATGCAGCTGGGAGTGAAAAAGCAAGCTCCAGAGCTGAGTGGGTGGAGAGGAAGGGGTGGGCGGGGGAAAGGACACCACCCAGCCACgggccacctctctccccacccagcgCTGGCCTGGGACACTCTTGAGCAACTTGGTGAAATGACTGGGTGTGTTTCCATTCGGGCAGTCTGTTTTGTGCTCCGTGGTGAAAATGGGCTATAATTTGGAGGACACATTTCCTGTGATGGGAACTAACTCACAAAATCAGAGACGAAAATACACCGGCCAGGGTACACTTTAAGCactaaaaataagagaaagaatgcACCTTTGTCGTCATTTGGTAGCACGGAATATTTCTTGTTACCTTTCATTTCCTGTCTGCTTTGTGGTGGAAGAGGGCTTCTGGGAGGGAACTTATAAGCGCAGAGTTTAGATGGAGGAGAGTCTCTCAAGGTTTGAATCACATTTTCCTTAGTGTCCCTTCCTTCAATGTGTGCATTAGGAACTTTCTGAACCAGTTCAGTAAATACTGACTGGGTCTCTTAGCAACCCTGTTACTAGGGACTGTGCTCTGCAATCAACCCTGAGAAGCACAGAGGTGTTCCTctgccttcttctttttctcctaaaTTCATTGAATATTGATCCAATGACGGCCGTTTGATAAATGAAAGGAAGGCAGAGCAATATTCTTTCGGCCACCTTGGCCTTAATGTCTATTTTCCAAACACAGACAAGTTAGAGTGCCTAGGAAATAATCACAGGGGAGCTCCAGAAATGGATGAGGAAAGCAGCGAATAGCGATCGTAGCTCTTGTCAGTCGTCAGGGGCTTGGTGGCCGCTGCTGCCACCGAAGCTGCAGCGCCTGTTGCTGTCAGCTGCATCTCAGTGTTGCCTGGACTCAggcccagtgcccccccccccaaccgccCACCGGGGACCCTccacccgcctcccctccccggccgggGCTCAGCTGACACTGGGGCCGGTGGTACTGCTGGTATTTGGAGTTCAGATTCGACGAATAAGCTTCTCACAAATGTGGTATCATTCCTGTCGGGATTAGTTGAGTTGTTGTGGTGGCAGTTGTAAGTATTCCAATTTTGTCTCAGGTTTGAACACTGAAGCTTGTGAAAGTTAGAAAAGGGATGCCAAATGTTGTATTTTGTACATGATCAGAATGAGAATTCAGCCACTCTCTACCCCCTTAAACACTTACCTATCAGATATAGGAAATAACAGGGCCCTCCCTTTTTAATAAATTGAGTGACTTATTCGATCTGATATCTTAAAAGATGCAGtagccattgtacaactactaaatgtTGTTTACTTGATCATGTCATCATGTGAGCAAATGCTGCATCACTGTCTGGATAATTGTATCTAGAAAGGAGTTAAAGTATCATTAAAAACGGGCTACAGTTTACATGGCAGCCTAAATTTGTACCTTCATCTGTACTATCCTTCATTTTTACGCATTGACTGCCTAGACCAACGTGAAGATACACTTCTGAAAATCTAGTAAAGCATAGATGGCCTCAGACACCTGCAGGTCGGCGTTACTGAGCTAGCTCATCTCATGAGCAGTTGGCTGAAGTACTAACAGGATCCCAATGATATGGATGATACTGACAGGACCCTGCCCTTGAACAATGGAGTTTCTGTTATTTCATGAAACAGAAAAGTAGCACAATGGGCATAATATCAATATATTCTATTCTCTATCATTAACCTTAAGTTAACAATCATAATAAACTACAAAACAATTGCCTTGGGTAGATATCTTTGCCATTTGTGGCCTAAAGTATGCCTAAAGCCCATTTCCATTTTGGACTCTTATCACTGGAATCACGAACCATGagtcccatttttccatttttcagcGGTTTCTAAAATTAGCCactcatcttttatttatttgcttactttaTCTTTGGTTCTGGGAAGTGGACCCAGGATTATACCACAGCTATATctttagtcatttaaaaaaaaattataggctACGACTAGACTTCTGTTCTTCCGTGTATTTTCATAAGTACCAGGACCTCATATGTTCATGTTGGGCATGCTCTCTAGCATTTGAAAAGACAATAAGGAATAGAAGATTCAGGGAGATAATAGGTAGGCAGTTATAAACTCTGGAAAGCTGTCAGCATTGGACTGTAAGCTCTATCCATGTCACACTTCTTTTTCAGTtaagagctccacttctgattatcACTAGTAGCTAGCTACCCTCATATGCAGCCAACCCCTAAAAAAGTTCCATTTTTATAGACTCTCAGCACCCAGTAAGGGACAGCAGAGCTCTTTTGCTGGCGTATGGCACTGCGTGAGAGCCTGTTTCAGAGGGCACAGTTCTGCCCTGCT
It encodes:
- the Pcdh18 gene encoding LOW QUALITY PROTEIN: protocadherin-18 (The sequence of the model RefSeq protein was modified relative to this genomic sequence to represent the inferred CDS: deleted 1 base in 1 codon), whose translation is MAAGAAAGRGRWVLALLLVAAEQAALGRNLRYRIYEEQRVGTVVARLSEDVADVLQRLPNPAAVRFRAMQRGEAPLLVVNESTGELSVGAPIDREQLCQKNLNCSLEFDVVTLPTEHLQLLHIEVEVLDINDNAPRFARPVIALEISESAAVGTRLPLDSASDPDVGDNALHTYALSDNDRFDLEVRTRTDGAKYAELIVARELDRERQAAYELQLTAWDMGVPRRSGSSLLRIRVSDSNDNSPAFERPSYAIDLPESAPVGTLLLDLNATDPDEGANGKVAYSFSSHVAPRIVETFRIDAERGHLTLARQVDYELVKSYEVDVQAQDLGPNSIPAHCKIILQVVDVNDNKPEISINFMFPGKEEVSYIFEGDPVDTFVALVRVHDKDSGLNGEVVCRLRGHGHFRLQNTYENNYLIFTNATLDREKRSEYSLTIVAEDRGTPSLSSVKHFTVQINDINDNAPLFQRSRYELVISENNSPGAYITTVRATDPDLGENGQVTYTILESLVQGSSITTYVTVDPSNGALYALRIFDHEEVSQIAFVVEARDGGSPRQLASNATVVLTILDENDNVPVVVEPALHNGTAEVAIPKAAESGFHVARLRAVDRDSGVNAELSCAIAAGNEDGAFLVDPQTCDIHTNVSMEAAPHAAWALSVVIQDGGNPPLHTRVLLKCVVLENTQAVTSTAMTSVSQASLDVSMVIIISLGAICAVLLVIMVLFATRCNREKKDTRSYNCRVAESTYQHHPKRPSRQIHKGDITLVPTLNGTLPIRSHHRSSPSSSPTLERGQMGSRQSHQSHQSLNSLVTISSNHVPENFSLELTHATPAVEVSQLLSMLHQGQYQPRPSFRGNKYSRSYRYALQDMDKFSLKDSGRGDSEAGDSDYDLGRDSPIDRLLGEGFSDLFLTDGRIPAAMRLCTEECRVLGHSDQCWMPPLPSPSDYRSNMFIPGEEFPPPPRAPPGRAGPEEEGGAGAGAEPGEKKKSFSTFGKDAPPPPEEEGEAAEEPGAAGSLLSEMNSVFQRLLPAAALDPGPEPGGADSLERRKGPAAAAPKAGGAYPPGVAAWAASAHFPAPAGAPGGGASAQPSCKWLPAMEEIPENYEEDDFDTVLGHLGDGKPELMDASELVAEINKLLQDVRQS